In Artemia franciscana chromosome 8, ASM3288406v1, whole genome shotgun sequence, a genomic segment contains:
- the LOC136029838 gene encoding pre-mRNA-splicing factor 18-like isoform X2: MKLLLQKWRIGLNNRTEVEKRAVKGKLQSATYAQTQSYLRPLMKKLRQNNLPPDIQESLTEIIGHLLDRNYIAANDAYSRMAIGNAA, encoded by the exons ATGAAG cttcttctTCAGAAATGGCGAATTGGTCTCAATAACCGAACAGAAGTGGAGAAACGAGCAGTGAAGGGAAAGCTACAGTCTGCGACCTATGCTCAAACCCAATCGTATTTGAGGCCCTTGATGAAAAAACTTAGACAGAATAATCTTCCTCCTGACATTCAAGAAAGTCTGACAGAAATCATTGGACACTTGTTGGACAGGAATTATATAGCA GCAAATGATGCTTATTCAAGGATGGCTATTGGCAACGCTGCTTGA